From the genome of Vibrio gangliei, one region includes:
- a CDS encoding ectoine synthase, which produces MIVRTLEECRNSERRVVADTWESVRMLLKEDKMGFSFHITNIYAGTDTHIHYKNHLESVYCISGEGEIEVKGDKTYPIKPGTLYILDKHDDHQLRAYEGADMVMACVFNPPLTGAETHDKDGVYPIVE; this is translated from the coding sequence ATGATTGTAAGAACATTAGAAGAATGCCGAAACAGTGAACGTCGTGTAGTAGCCGATACTTGGGAAAGTGTGCGTATGCTATTGAAAGAAGACAAGATGGGATTCTCGTTCCACATTACCAATATCTATGCAGGCACAGATACCCATATTCACTATAAAAACCACTTAGAGTCGGTTTACTGCATTTCTGGTGAAGGTGAGATTGAAGTGAAAGGTGACAAAACTTACCCAATCAAACCAGGCACGCTTTATATCCTAGACAAGCATGATGATCACCAATTACGTGCTTATGAAGGCGCAGACATGGTGATGGCGTGTGTATTCAACCCACCACTAACGGGTGCAGAAACCCACGATAAAGATGGTGTGTATCCGATTGTTGAATAA
- the ectB gene encoding diaminobutyrate--2-oxoglutarate transaminase produces MNIFKKHESNVQCYANNFPVVFSSAKGCWLHTEDGDRYLDFLAGAGSLNYGHNNPVLKKALLDYIDQDGLTHGLDMHSEAKARFLESLNEKILKPRDLEYKVQFTGPTGTNAVESAMKLARKVKGRSNIVAFTNGFHGVSYGALAATGNQHHRGGAAMPLSGVTRIPYEGYADIDGLALFETMLQDNSAGMDKPAAAIVEVVQGEGGLNAASNEWLQRLENICKNNDILLIVDDIQAGCGRTGTFFSFEPSGIKPDMVTLSKSIGGYGLPMAIMLMKPELDQWAPGEHNGTFRGNNHAFVTAAEAIDTYWHNDEFEMHIKERAEQLNKALNKALKQYSNLFEGIKGRGLMQGIACKNGDISDLITSECFDNGMVIETAGPDDEVVKFFCPLTVSESELEQGIHIFENAVEKVSEKLVKKAS; encoded by the coding sequence ATGAATATCTTTAAAAAGCACGAATCAAACGTTCAATGTTATGCCAATAACTTCCCAGTTGTATTTTCATCTGCGAAAGGCTGTTGGTTACACACCGAAGACGGCGATCGCTACTTAGATTTTCTAGCCGGTGCAGGTTCATTGAACTACGGCCACAACAACCCTGTTCTTAAAAAAGCATTACTAGATTATATCGACCAAGATGGGTTAACCCACGGTCTTGATATGCACTCGGAAGCGAAAGCCCGTTTCCTTGAGAGCTTAAATGAGAAGATTTTGAAGCCACGTGATTTGGAATACAAAGTTCAATTTACTGGCCCAACAGGTACCAACGCCGTTGAGTCTGCTATGAAGCTGGCGCGTAAAGTAAAAGGTCGTAGCAATATTGTTGCCTTTACTAACGGTTTCCACGGTGTGTCTTATGGTGCACTAGCCGCAACAGGTAACCAGCATCACCGTGGTGGCGCAGCAATGCCACTTTCAGGTGTAACCCGTATTCCTTATGAAGGTTATGCCGACATTGATGGTTTAGCGTTATTTGAAACCATGCTGCAAGATAACTCGGCTGGTATGGATAAACCTGCTGCTGCGATCGTTGAGGTGGTTCAAGGTGAGGGTGGTTTGAATGCCGCTTCTAATGAATGGTTACAACGTTTAGAAAATATCTGTAAAAACAACGACATTCTATTGATTGTCGATGACATTCAGGCCGGTTGTGGTCGTACAGGTACTTTCTTTAGCTTTGAGCCATCAGGCATTAAGCCAGATATGGTGACGCTATCGAAATCAATTGGTGGTTATGGCTTGCCAATGGCGATCATGTTAATGAAGCCAGAGCTCGACCAATGGGCACCAGGTGAGCACAACGGTACATTCCGTGGTAACAACCATGCATTCGTCACCGCTGCCGAAGCGATTGATACTTACTGGCACAACGATGAATTTGAGATGCACATTAAAGAGCGTGCAGAGCAATTGAACAAAGCGTTGAACAAAGCATTGAAGCAATATTCAAACTTGTTTGAAGGTATTAAAGGTCGCGGTTTGATGCAAGGTATTGCCTGTAAGAATGGTGATATTTCAGACCTGATCACTAGTGAGTGTTTTGACAACGGCATGGTGATTGAAACAGCTGGTCCAGATGATGAAGTAGTGAAATTCTTCTGTCCATTGACGGTCAGTGAATCTGAGCTAGAGCAAGGTATTCACATTTTCGAAAATGCCGTTGAGAAGGTTTCAGAAAAATTAGTTAAGAAAGCTTCATGA